From Paenibacillus polymyxa, the proteins below share one genomic window:
- a CDS encoding DUF418 domain-containing protein, producing MLSSIKLTSRSVRKYEGDTKIEDPVANNMDNKAVDTSGTTSSHDSTETDNLPQSSVTEPRRKTHSIKGRLVALDAARGLAVLGMYLQHFGSNPSVSAIVSGNTTLLFVLCGGISYSIMGQRMMDRGAEATAFRARMLARAVFVDIIGYLLIMLNTSYGIILPAYAAMFVLALMLFRRSTRTIVTTAIVLLVTVPPLMILGSSIFSKAYLLGDIAGGPMSALALTPAFVAGMAIGRVDLTRLRTALSLAGSGIVMLVIGKVMAAFVLPNWNLHFEQWLISVQGAAPVQPDEYAIWPLNTESPMWQLLLGTAPHTASTFQTMIGLGISFLVMGVTCLVSKKTSAVLMPFAAVGRVALTMYAFQFVVVWILDLTKIGHSLDGVPFGNVMIAVATLLLGLLIAQRAVGPLEGLMRRFDRLFSSTQPVSQTVK from the coding sequence TTGCTAAGTAGCATCAAACTGACAAGCAGATCTGTCAGAAAATATGAGGGGGACACAAAGATTGAAGATCCGGTTGCTAATAACATGGATAATAAAGCAGTGGACACATCAGGGACCACCTCATCTCACGACAGTACAGAAACTGATAATCTCCCCCAAAGCTCTGTGACAGAGCCACGGAGAAAGACACACAGCATCAAAGGACGTCTCGTTGCGCTTGATGCTGCGCGCGGACTGGCCGTGCTGGGAATGTATTTGCAGCATTTCGGATCAAATCCAAGCGTTTCTGCAATTGTTTCCGGAAATACCACCCTATTATTTGTGTTGTGCGGCGGTATCTCCTATTCTATTATGGGACAGCGTATGATGGATCGGGGAGCAGAGGCGACCGCTTTTCGTGCACGAATGCTGGCCCGTGCGGTGTTTGTTGATATTATTGGTTATTTGCTTATTATGCTGAACACTTCATACGGCATCATTTTGCCTGCCTATGCAGCTATGTTTGTGTTGGCCCTCATGTTATTTCGTCGTTCGACCCGCACCATTGTTACAACAGCAATAGTTTTGCTCGTAACGGTCCCGCCGCTAATGATTCTTGGATCAAGCATTTTCTCAAAAGCTTATCTTCTTGGTGATATCGCGGGAGGTCCGATGTCTGCCCTCGCCTTGACTCCTGCATTTGTTGCTGGTATGGCCATTGGCCGCGTTGACCTCACCAGATTACGTACAGCCCTCTCACTCGCAGGCAGCGGTATCGTTATGCTTGTTATTGGCAAAGTAATGGCCGCTTTTGTGCTTCCGAATTGGAATCTTCACTTTGAACAATGGCTTATAAGTGTGCAAGGAGCTGCTCCTGTACAGCCGGATGAATACGCAATTTGGCCTCTTAATACGGAATCACCGATGTGGCAGCTCCTTTTGGGAACGGCTCCGCACACCGCTTCGACATTCCAGACGATGATAGGATTAGGAATTTCATTTCTGGTAATGGGAGTTACGTGCCTCGTATCCAAAAAAACTTCCGCTGTATTAATGCCTTTCGCAGCAGTCGGACGTGTCGCCCTGACCATGTATGCCTTTCAGTTTGTAGTGGTGTGGATTCTCGATCTGACAAAGATTGGGCATAGTCTGGATGGAGTTCCGTTCGGCAACGTAATGATCGCAGTTGCAACACTACTGCTGGGATTATTGATTGCTCAGCGTGCTGTTGGTCCGCTTGAAGGATTGATGCGCCGCTTTGACCGATTGTTCAGCTCTACCCAACCAGTCTCACAAACTGTAAAGTAG
- a CDS encoding alpha/beta fold hydrolase produces the protein MKPPTTRMYYENSHFLPPLSYIKVPTVIALFLADILLTPKEWAVCNLNVTRWTSIARGGHFTAMEEPELLAQDIRAFYKPFRAKNKY, from the coding sequence ATGAAGCCACCTACTACACGTATGTATTATGAAAATTCACATTTTTTGCCGCCATTGAGCTACATAAAAGTGCCAACCGTAATTGCATTATTCCTAGCAGATATATTGTTAACGCCTAAAGAATGGGCTGTGTGCAACTTAAATGTAACTCGCTGGACTTCAATCGCTCGCGGCGGGCATTTTACTGCCATGGAAGAGCCTGAGCTTTTAGCTCAGGACATTCGTGCCTTCTACAAACCTTTTAGAGCAAAAAATAAATATTAA
- a CDS encoding SDR family NAD(P)-dependent oxidoreductase has product MAYGAYVASKHAIQSLTNATALDYASQGIRINTVAPRQPNRAVEYQGVLAVMLYLYQLKPAGDFKSCKRYCLASL; this is encoded by the coding sequence CTGGCATACGGTGCTTACGTGGCATCAAAACATGCAATTCAAAGTCTTACCAATGCAACTGCGCTTGATTATGCAAGTCAAGGCATTCGTATCAATACTGTAGCTCCACGACAACCCAATAGGGCAGTTGAATATCAAGGAGTGCTAGCAGTTATGCTGTATTTGTACCAATTGAAGCCAGCTGGCGATTTCAAAAGTTGCAAAAGGTATTGCTTGGCTTCTCTCTGA
- the map gene encoding type I methionyl aminopeptidase: MIIIKTKEQIENMKKAGEILAACHREIAKMIKPGITTLEIDAFAESFMKKHGATPEQKGYNGYQFATCGSPNDVICHGFPNKTPLKDGDIVTIDMVVNLNGWLADSAWSYAVGNVSEQAQKLLDVTKESLYKGIEQAVVGNRIGDISHAIQTYAEAEGFSVVREFIGHGIGEEMHEQPQVPHYGPPHRGPRLKEGMVITIEPMLNTGTYRSKIDADGWTARTLDGGLSAQYEHTLAITADGPIILTQQ, encoded by the coding sequence ATGATTATCATTAAAACCAAAGAACAAATTGAAAATATGAAAAAAGCCGGCGAAATTTTGGCTGCTTGCCACCGGGAAATTGCTAAAATGATTAAGCCAGGTATTACGACACTGGAAATTGACGCCTTTGCAGAATCATTTATGAAGAAGCACGGCGCAACGCCGGAGCAAAAGGGTTATAACGGCTACCAGTTTGCAACTTGTGGTTCCCCTAATGATGTGATTTGCCACGGTTTTCCGAACAAAACACCATTGAAGGACGGCGACATCGTGACGATCGACATGGTTGTGAACCTGAATGGCTGGCTGGCAGATTCCGCTTGGTCGTATGCGGTGGGGAATGTGTCTGAGCAGGCCCAAAAGCTGTTGGACGTTACCAAAGAGTCTCTGTATAAAGGGATTGAGCAAGCTGTTGTTGGTAATCGGATCGGGGATATTTCCCATGCGATCCAAACTTACGCGGAAGCGGAAGGCTTTTCGGTCGTACGCGAATTTATTGGGCATGGCATCGGGGAAGAAATGCATGAGCAACCGCAGGTTCCGCATTACGGACCTCCGCACCGTGGACCACGCTTGAAAGAGGGCATGGTCATTACAATTGAGCCGATGCTCAACACAGGCACATACCGCAGTAAAATTGATGCGGACGGCTGGACCGCACGTACGTTGGACGGTGGTTTGTCGGCACAATACGAGCATACGCTGGCAATTACAGCAGACGGTCCTATCATCTTGACCCAGCAATAA
- a CDS encoding GntR family transcriptional regulator, with the protein MKYPTTWLQGASLGERIACELRLQIIRGMQTPGTVLSENQIATDFGTSRSPVREAMKVLSTEGLIRLERMGAVVIGMTPDDMEELFDVRMLIEHFVVQRYVHRDNTILVNTLNQMIDKMEVALKHRDIAEFSLQDFNFHEALVLEAGHTRILHTWNGMRQLILTVMLAATEQRFASNIEESQVTIHKHRTFANALKQGNDQELSRLIEEHYRDTRNAVNDSVLSSYRKTLS; encoded by the coding sequence ATGAAATATCCAACAACCTGGTTACAGGGCGCATCGCTTGGAGAGAGGATTGCTTGTGAACTCCGACTTCAGATTATACGTGGTATGCAGACACCCGGCACTGTTCTATCTGAAAATCAGATTGCTACCGATTTTGGTACCAGCCGTTCTCCTGTGCGTGAAGCCATGAAAGTGCTCTCAACCGAAGGACTTATCCGCTTGGAGCGCATGGGGGCGGTTGTGATCGGCATGACACCCGATGATATGGAGGAGCTATTCGACGTACGAATGCTGATTGAACATTTTGTTGTTCAAAGGTATGTACATAGGGATAATACCATATTGGTAAACACTTTAAATCAGATGATCGACAAAATGGAAGTCGCTCTCAAGCACAGAGATATCGCTGAATTTTCACTTCAGGATTTTAATTTTCATGAAGCTCTGGTTCTGGAAGCAGGCCATACCCGTATTCTCCATACCTGGAATGGTATGAGACAGTTGATCCTGACGGTTATGCTGGCTGCGACAGAACAACGTTTTGCGTCTAACATCGAAGAATCTCAAGTCACGATTCACAAGCACCGCACCTTTGCAAATGCTTTAAAACAAGGAAATGATCAAGAATTATCCCGACTCATTGAGGAACATTACCGAGACACTCGCAACGCGGTTAACGATAGTGTTTTGTCCTCCTATAGAAAGACATTATCCTAG
- the gntK gene encoding gluconokinase — translation MTETRYMIGVDIGTTSTKAVLFEENGNIAAQHHVGYPLHTPEPDAAEQDPEDILKAVVETVQEVMTQSGVPAEHVLFVSFSSAMHSVLAVDKNGKPLTASITWADNRSAKWAEALKHKYNGHDIYLRTGTPIHPMSPLTKLMWITRDLPDVAAQTYKFISIKEYVFARLFHQYVVDHSIASATGLMNLKQLDWDEEALTIAGVTKEQLSELVPTTHVLKGLDAAYAHDMGLLETTPFVIGASDGVLSNLGVNAIKPGVVAVTIGTSGAIRTVVDKPLTDAKGRFFCYALTEKLWVIGGPVNNGGIVFRWIRDEFAASEVETAKRLGIDPYHVLTQIAEQVRPGSDGLLFLPYLSGERAPLWDPNARGSFFGLSLRHKKEHMIRAALEGVLFNLYTVMLAMEEVIDRPSVIHATGGFARSELWRQLMADIFDQEVIIPESLESSCLGAAILGLYALGRIDSLDAVSGMIGTTHQHKPAAEHVDIYRDLLPIYIRISRKFEEEFKDIAEFQVKSLQS, via the coding sequence ATGACTGAAACCCGATATATGATCGGCGTCGATATTGGCACGACCAGTACCAAGGCAGTGCTTTTTGAAGAAAACGGCAATATTGCCGCGCAGCATCATGTGGGCTATCCACTCCATACACCTGAGCCAGATGCGGCAGAACAGGACCCTGAAGATATTCTCAAAGCTGTCGTAGAGACGGTGCAAGAGGTCATGACACAAAGCGGAGTACCCGCCGAACATGTGCTGTTCGTCTCCTTTAGTTCGGCTATGCACAGCGTACTGGCGGTGGACAAGAACGGTAAACCACTGACCGCCTCCATCACGTGGGCAGATAATCGTAGTGCCAAATGGGCTGAAGCGCTCAAACATAAATACAATGGACACGATATTTACTTACGCACGGGAACGCCCATTCACCCCATGTCACCGCTGACAAAACTGATGTGGATTACACGAGATTTACCGGATGTAGCGGCCCAGACGTACAAGTTCATTTCTATAAAGGAATATGTCTTTGCCCGGTTATTCCACCAATATGTCGTGGATCACTCGATCGCCTCTGCTACCGGACTCATGAATTTGAAGCAGCTGGATTGGGACGAGGAAGCGCTCACTATTGCAGGTGTGACGAAGGAGCAGCTGTCCGAGCTGGTACCGACAACTCATGTGCTAAAAGGACTGGACGCAGCCTATGCACATGACATGGGCCTGCTGGAGACGACCCCTTTTGTGATCGGGGCCAGTGACGGTGTCTTGTCCAACCTCGGTGTGAATGCAATCAAACCTGGAGTTGTCGCTGTTACCATCGGCACCAGCGGAGCCATCCGTACTGTAGTTGATAAGCCTCTCACCGATGCGAAAGGGCGCTTTTTCTGTTATGCCTTGACCGAAAAGCTGTGGGTCATCGGCGGCCCGGTGAACAACGGCGGTATCGTGTTCCGCTGGATACGGGATGAATTTGCAGCCTCTGAGGTGGAAACTGCCAAACGCTTAGGAATTGATCCGTATCATGTGCTGACCCAAATCGCAGAACAGGTGCGTCCAGGCTCGGACGGTCTGCTTTTCCTTCCGTATCTATCTGGCGAACGCGCTCCTCTGTGGGACCCAAATGCGCGTGGCTCCTTCTTCGGCCTGTCCCTGCGGCACAAAAAAGAGCATATGATTCGCGCCGCACTGGAAGGTGTACTGTTCAATCTGTATACAGTCATGCTCGCTATGGAGGAAGTCATTGACAGACCGTCTGTCATTCACGCCACGGGTGGATTTGCACGCTCGGAGCTGTGGAGACAGCTCATGGCAGATATTTTTGATCAGGAAGTCATTATCCCCGAAAGTCTGGAAAGCTCATGTCTAGGCGCAGCTATTCTAGGCTTGTACGCGTTAGGGCGAATTGATTCGCTAGATGCAGTATCCGGTATGATCGGCACCACTCATCAGCATAAACCTGCGGCAGAGCATGTAGATATCTATCGCGATTTACTGCCGATCTATATTCGCATTTCACGTAAATTTGAAGAAGAGTTCAAGGATATTGCAGAATTTCAGGTCAAGTCCCTACAATCTTAA
- a CDS encoding serine/threonine protein kinase — MFAWLRNIYESWIDYPKQPGDLLSGRYCVRSLLGMGSYGLTYLCLDRHSGQEVAVKLPRPSKRAQAVQLLQREAHIMRKMEHPFIPKLLEIDQHSDGMYMVMEYVSGMTLEELIFEQERSFTEQECIVYILELMERVLHVHERGYIHRDIRIPNVIHREGKPYLIDFGLALAVGERQEDVFTEAMLEKRAPERQDVAFYSDLYDVGHFMLFMLYSSYEPQPDQPPGSWQEELMLSQPVRHILERLFQIRPRYEHSRQFMQELEEALLQLEVNP, encoded by the coding sequence ATGTTTGCTTGGTTGCGGAACATTTATGAATCATGGATAGATTATCCCAAACAGCCTGGTGATTTGCTGAGCGGACGTTATTGTGTTCGTTCGCTTTTAGGCATGGGTAGCTATGGTCTAACCTACCTTTGTCTGGATCGGCACAGCGGACAGGAGGTGGCGGTAAAACTGCCCAGACCGAGCAAACGAGCGCAGGCAGTTCAACTATTGCAGCGCGAGGCTCACATTATGCGAAAGATGGAGCACCCTTTTATTCCAAAGTTGCTTGAAATTGACCAACATTCGGACGGAATGTATATGGTCATGGAATACGTCTCCGGTATGACCTTGGAAGAGCTTATCTTTGAACAGGAGCGTTCCTTTACGGAACAGGAATGTATCGTCTACATTTTAGAGTTAATGGAGCGAGTTCTGCATGTGCATGAACGGGGATACATCCATCGCGATATCCGTATTCCTAACGTAATTCACCGCGAAGGGAAGCCGTACCTAATCGACTTTGGGCTTGCTTTGGCCGTGGGAGAACGACAGGAGGATGTATTCACCGAAGCCATGCTGGAAAAGCGCGCACCTGAGCGACAAGATGTCGCCTTCTACAGCGATTTGTATGATGTCGGGCATTTCATGCTTTTTATGCTGTATAGCAGTTATGAGCCTCAGCCGGATCAACCCCCTGGAAGCTGGCAGGAAGAATTAATGCTGAGTCAACCTGTGCGTCATATACTGGAGCGGCTTTTTCAAATTCGTCCACGTTATGAACATAGTCGACAGTTTATGCAGGAGTTGGAGGAAGCATTGTTGCAGTTAGAGGTTAATCCATAA
- a CDS encoding MerR family transcriptional regulator, which yields MEESKSTTEAAKQLGIGASTLRKYAAALEEQGYVFQRSTNQSRMFSAEDVECLKVMRRALREQHMTMEQSVQVVLERITAPFQLEDEEFRLPPISDAESLTATWQEIMAAAEGREETVMQEQAAATVELTEIEDEMNVQELSEEPMQSQEQFQTLTPTMEYRLEQAPVSVQTQESVEPQELAQMQDMVQTALLEMRSRLEELEAEHSRLMEKNVSLSNQLEDHKRWMKERVEEERDRQLITNLRTYQGRQRKTRSSLLSWLGLTPRSRREA from the coding sequence ATGGAAGAAAGCAAGTCGACGACGGAAGCAGCAAAGCAACTGGGAATCGGGGCGAGTACCCTTCGTAAATATGCAGCGGCGCTGGAGGAACAGGGATATGTGTTTCAACGTTCCACTAATCAGTCAAGAATGTTCAGTGCAGAGGATGTTGAGTGCTTGAAGGTGATGCGGAGGGCGTTGCGTGAGCAGCATATGACAATGGAGCAATCCGTTCAGGTGGTACTTGAGAGAATAACCGCTCCCTTCCAATTGGAGGATGAAGAATTCCGCTTGCCACCCATCTCGGATGCTGAGTCACTGACCGCAACCTGGCAAGAAATAATGGCGGCGGCTGAGGGTAGGGAAGAGACGGTCATGCAGGAGCAAGCTGCTGCTACGGTTGAGCTGACAGAGATAGAGGATGAAATGAATGTTCAGGAGCTATCAGAGGAACCCATGCAGTCGCAGGAACAGTTCCAGACTTTGACCCCAACCATGGAGTATAGATTGGAGCAAGCACCTGTATCCGTACAAACGCAGGAGTCCGTAGAGCCACAAGAACTGGCGCAGATGCAGGATATGGTGCAAACCGCTTTGTTGGAAATGCGGAGCCGTTTGGAGGAACTGGAAGCAGAGCACAGCCGTTTGATGGAGAAGAATGTTAGCTTATCTAACCAACTAGAGGACCATAAACGTTGGATGAAAGAAAGGGTCGAGGAAGAACGGGATCGGCAGTTAATCACTAATCTACGTACCTATCAGGGCCGGCAACGCAAAACGCGCAGTTCGCTGTTGTCCTGGCTCGGTCTGACACCACGTAGCCGCAGAGAGGCATAA
- a CDS encoding L-lactate dehydrogenase — translation MKGKARKVAIVGAGMVGSSCAYSMVNQSICDEIMMIDRTYDRALAHALDLSHCMDFTSTRTKVRAGTYADCTDMDVVIITAGSNPKPGQDRLSVLDDAVHITREIVTAIMEGGFDGIFVIAANPVDIVTYLVQSISGLPRNKVIGTGTSIDSSRLKTLLSEVFSIDPRSVQGYALGEHGESQFVAWSHVTIGGKPLLHILRQHKERFRHVDLDDIARKTRDAGWEIFTRKGATYFGIANALAYITRSILNDDGKIIAISAVLDGEYGHTDVCTGVPAIIGSRGIQEVIELELSPEEQAKFDASCRLISNNIRAISGLV, via the coding sequence ATGAAGGGGAAGGCAAGGAAAGTAGCGATTGTCGGCGCGGGAATGGTCGGTTCGAGCTGTGCCTACTCAATGGTCAATCAGTCCATTTGTGACGAAATCATGATGATTGACCGCACGTATGACCGGGCTTTGGCCCATGCACTGGATCTGTCCCATTGTATGGATTTTACGTCTACACGCACCAAGGTCCGTGCAGGCACATATGCAGACTGCACGGATATGGATGTTGTGATTATAACGGCTGGGTCCAATCCTAAACCGGGTCAAGACCGCCTATCTGTATTGGACGATGCCGTGCATATCACCAGAGAGATTGTAACAGCTATTATGGAGGGCGGTTTCGACGGTATTTTCGTTATTGCCGCTAATCCTGTCGACATTGTTACTTATCTGGTGCAGAGTATATCCGGTCTGCCGCGCAACAAGGTGATCGGCACGGGCACCTCTATCGACTCATCCCGGCTCAAGACGTTGCTTTCTGAGGTGTTTTCCATAGATCCACGCAGTGTACAGGGGTATGCCTTGGGCGAGCATGGCGAATCCCAATTCGTGGCCTGGTCGCACGTTACGATTGGCGGCAAGCCGCTCTTGCACATTTTGCGTCAGCATAAGGAACGATTCAGACACGTTGATCTGGATGACATCGCCCGTAAAACAAGGGATGCCGGTTGGGAGATTTTCACCCGCAAAGGTGCCACTTATTTTGGTATTGCCAATGCGCTGGCGTACATTACCCGTTCCATTTTGAATGACGATGGTAAAATTATAGCAATTTCTGCCGTATTGGACGGCGAGTACGGACACACTGATGTCTGCACGGGCGTTCCAGCAATCATCGGCAGTAGAGGAATTCAGGAGGTCATCGAGCTTGAGCTGAGTCCAGAAGAACAAGCCAAGTTTGACGCCTCTTGCCGCCTGATCAGCAATAATATTCGTGCTATTTCAGGCTTAGTGTAA
- a CDS encoding ABC transporter permease has product MLGGYVRLLSVERMKMAKSPVWLLALVSPAIAVLIGLLANPGGNWLLLLAAMLTIHAMLFLPMLTAVFGSLVCRFEHGGGGWKQLMSLPLSRTGLYAAKLTIIMAMVGLTQLLFGGALLGVGTVQGMSGPIPWAAIAQSLLAGWVACLPLAALQLMVSFLWSSFAAPLALNFVFTVPNMLVANSQTYGPYYPWTQPLLAMMPSGGDNFGAFMVPTDTLLMVVLGSFVVFAFAGLMIFRYKEI; this is encoded by the coding sequence ATGCTTGGAGGATACGTGCGGCTACTTTCTGTCGAACGCATGAAAATGGCAAAGTCGCCTGTCTGGCTGCTCGCGCTCGTCAGTCCAGCGATTGCCGTCCTGATTGGTTTGCTGGCGAATCCGGGAGGAAACTGGCTGTTGCTGCTGGCTGCTATGCTTACAATACATGCAATGCTGTTCCTGCCGATGCTGACCGCCGTGTTTGGGTCTCTAGTCTGCCGATTCGAGCATGGGGGCGGCGGCTGGAAGCAACTGATGTCATTGCCGTTGTCTCGCACGGGGTTGTACGCAGCCAAGCTGACCATCATCATGGCTATGGTCGGACTGACTCAGCTGCTGTTTGGAGGAGCGCTGCTGGGTGTTGGAACTGTGCAGGGAATGAGCGGACCGATTCCTTGGGCCGCAATTGCCCAAAGCCTGCTTGCAGGCTGGGTTGCTTGTTTGCCGCTAGCAGCCCTGCAACTGATGGTGTCCTTTTTGTGGTCCAGCTTTGCTGCACCGCTTGCATTGAATTTCGTATTTACCGTGCCCAATATGCTGGTCGCCAACTCTCAGACCTATGGTCCGTACTATCCATGGACTCAGCCTCTATTGGCAATGATGCCGAGTGGGGGAGACAATTTCGGGGCGTTCATGGTGCCAACGGATACACTGTTGATGGTGGTACTGGGTAGCTTTGTCGTGTTTGCGTTTGCTGGCCTGATGATATTTCGTTATAAAGAGATATAA
- a CDS encoding ABC transporter permease produces the protein MMLRALTADLLKARRKGIWFLVFLGPLGLVAMQGLNFGLRYDYLIPRYKGRLWESLMDNIALFVPLALVLGATMVASMLANVEHTSNSWKQLLALPISKFSVYMAKLTLAIGMLCVSCLLLTIGTWTLGMLLGFGGEPAPIGELIRLGFWPLGGTLPILVLLLWLTVTFHNQALPVTLGITLGIGSLFASQLSEWFPLAWPQFAWVAPQAWIFASIGCGTGAILSLLTAAHFSRKDVA, from the coding sequence ATGATGCTGCGAGCGCTGACAGCGGATCTGCTCAAAGCACGCAGAAAGGGAATCTGGTTCCTGGTATTCCTCGGTCCTCTTGGGCTGGTGGCCATGCAGGGACTGAATTTCGGACTCCGCTATGACTATCTGATTCCACGATATAAGGGTCGCTTATGGGAAAGCTTGATGGATAACATCGCGTTGTTTGTCCCCCTTGCGCTGGTGCTTGGAGCTACGATGGTCGCTTCCATGTTGGCGAATGTGGAGCATACATCTAACTCCTGGAAGCAGCTGCTGGCTTTGCCTATTTCCAAATTTAGTGTTTATATGGCAAAGCTAACATTAGCCATTGGAATGCTATGCGTGTCCTGTCTACTTTTGACGATTGGGACTTGGACATTAGGAATGCTTCTTGGCTTTGGGGGAGAACCTGCACCGATAGGGGAGCTAATACGGCTCGGATTTTGGCCCTTGGGCGGCACGCTGCCTATACTCGTATTGTTGTTGTGGCTAACGGTCACGTTCCATAATCAAGCGCTACCTGTAACACTGGGCATTACGTTAGGCATTGGGAGCTTGTTTGCTTCCCAGTTGTCCGAATGGTTTCCGCTGGCTTGGCCGCAATTCGCATGGGTTGCGCCACAAGCGTGGATATTTGCGTCCATCGGATGCGGAACAGGTGCAATTCTCAGCCTGCTGACTGCAGCTCATTTTAGCCGAAAGGATGTGGCGTAA
- a CDS encoding ABC transporter ATP-binding protein, with the protein MNETIIETNSLSKIYKGRAAVNQLDLKIARGDIYGFLGPNGAGKTTTIRMLLGLIRPTRGTIRIFGKDIRRHRLDILRKVGSLVEYPSYYGHLNAIENLEAIRRILNVPKENIAEVLEVVRLTKHAKRSVKGYSLGMKQRLGIAAALLGNPEVLILDEPTNGLDPEGIQEMRELIQAMPKQRGITVLVSSHLLSEVEHMANTVGIIREGQLVFQNTIHNLRQESAGGIRIVVSEPEAAQLIAREQGYHSVKDGSALNFDNMNDAAVALLVRRLVENTHAVYRVEERRKSLEDMFMQVVGKGGGSL; encoded by the coding sequence TTGAACGAAACAATTATTGAAACGAACAGTCTCAGCAAAATATACAAAGGCCGCGCCGCGGTTAATCAGCTGGACCTGAAAATAGCACGGGGAGATATTTACGGATTTCTCGGTCCCAATGGAGCAGGGAAAACGACAACAATCCGCATGCTGCTTGGGCTTATTCGCCCAACTCGAGGAACGATCCGTATATTCGGCAAAGATATCCGCAGACATAGACTCGATATTTTGCGTAAAGTCGGTTCGTTGGTAGAGTATCCTTCATATTATGGTCATTTGAACGCCATCGAAAATCTGGAGGCTATCCGTCGTATTTTGAATGTACCGAAAGAGAACATTGCGGAAGTATTGGAGGTCGTTCGCCTGACCAAGCACGCCAAACGCTCGGTTAAAGGCTACTCGCTGGGCATGAAGCAGAGACTTGGTATCGCAGCAGCCCTGCTCGGCAATCCCGAAGTGCTAATTCTGGACGAGCCCACGAATGGCTTGGACCCCGAGGGCATTCAAGAAATGCGCGAATTGATACAGGCGATGCCCAAGCAGCGGGGGATCACTGTACTGGTATCCAGTCATCTGCTGAGCGAGGTAGAGCATATGGCGAATACCGTCGGTATTATTCGTGAAGGGCAACTAGTCTTCCAAAATACGATTCACAATCTTCGACAAGAGTCCGCAGGGGGGATTCGGATTGTAGTATCGGAACCCGAAGCAGCCCAATTGATTGCACGTGAACAGGGCTATCATTCAGTGAAGGATGGGTCAGCACTGAATTTTGACAACATGAATGATGCGGCTGTTGCGCTGCTGGTCAGAAGATTGGTGGAAAACACACATGCTGTATATCGTGTAGAGGAACGCCGCAAATCGCTGGAGGATATGTTCATGCAGGTGGTGGGCAAAGGAGGGGGTTCCCTATGA